The genomic interval TTTATattaatacatttacaaatgttCTCAGCTAAGGAGAAGTTTGGGATTCCCAGTGACACCAGCATGTATCTAACGGATGAAACGGGAACAGAGGTTGATGAAGAAGTCTTCAGTGATGTCATAGAAGAAAAATCAGACATTCTCTGGACTATTGTTGATGCCCATTCAGTGATCGGTAAGAAATTGTGCACaaggtgctttttttttgcagggATATATACTAaacaatttatttctttatttttgtttctcttggCCAAACATTGTGCCCCCTGCAGTTTAAAGATTGCTGTTGCCTAGCCCTAGTGAACATATATCAGGGTTTCAGTTTAATGTATAGCTACTAAACTGATatttgtgtgaatgctgttaagcattcacactatagttttcctgtttttctttattattcttattattattattcttccgccgttttttgACGTTCAACATcttgagctagcttcagccgatttcaacaattttggtatcaaaacgttcagctccttcaggagattcctgcttctattcaactttttgatatctgttcaacttttcaagttattgatcatttattgatcttcagctcccattgaaatcaataggatttcagctcttcagccttcaactccttcaaaactttcagctctttcagctcttagaacttcagcatactttcagctagaaacaccattcaaactttaaacaactcacaagggattgggctattaaacttctattcaactttttgatatcttttagcgttattgatttatggcagtttaaaaatcaataacttttagaatgttcattCCACTCGCTCCCACTCTAGCcctcactctaacctttcagcctgttccactactccaaacaaattctcataactcctacaactttcatcgtagagacataaattatacatcaaaacggaggaattttagttggcttcgaagagaaccaagaatgacagagctgggatttacagatctcgagctatgcctctccaagcaaggaaaagtctacttttgctcccatagacttccattcaaatctggattctaagaggaaaatgcatttctcatgtgtttttaacttgtcaccatttaaattctgttcactttacagtaaaataaaccacatccctgcgttccccagaccctcctggcgctcacggtgaaaaaattatttggataacttTTATAGTtctcttttaatgaacagttgttcaggAGGTGCGCAAAGTGATTGGATCAGTGCAGTTCTGCTCTCTGTTTGTCAGCTGAGTGAGGggccgttgtcatgacgactcactgactgctctcagctgtgagcagacagctgacctttgacctaattcattcagttttattgatccagattatggacttctcacctggttttggcctcctattgagtccaggcatgtccctctgtcctcttctcctgtcccccccttgtccttctcattacaacaggccacatgtcctcctctatctctcctcctctgtctgtcctctaatcatgtcctttgctgctcacttacatggaCTGTGGTTAtgctgccaattcaactctgtttcagctctttctgtcttttacaatgatttattctacattaaaccagttcagcaccttttaactccactttgagctttaaatactttaacttttcacttcagcttaataaatacttattcaacagacatttcagccttttttaaccatcttcagccacttttcagccacttttcagcattttattccaatcattcagcatgacagcattcacacatgctgttatgcaataacagctttttctagtcaGGAATGGGTTagcaaacatgaaaatatttgctAGAAAGAACAGAATATGCAAACTACAGTGACCACAACGGCTAGATATTAACAATTAACCAAAGCAGTGCTATTCTTGATCTATATCACAATAGATTATGAATTACATAATATATTTCCTTCTCAGAGTCCCCTGCACAGTCTTCCTGTACAGACACCCTGTCTCTCTCATCACAGTCATCTGAGACTGAGGAGTCCCTCACATCACCAAAGAGGCTGCGTATTGATGACAGCATAGAGGCGAAAGAGGTAATACCACAATTTAAGCTGTTGAGGTATATTTTTTGCACAATGTTAAATTGTTTTAGTGTAGTTGGTTATTGGGCTTCATTGTTGTTTGACATTTGTGTCTGCTTTGCTCCTTGCCAAGCTTATCAGAACAGTCCTGGAAACAAAGGCAGGAGGGGAGAAGATACTCAAAGAATACAGCAAGACAAGGGAAATTACAGACCAAGTACGACGGAAGCTCGTCAACATTGTTGTTGCTGATATGGTTGAGAAGTACGGGTAAGTATTTCACTGTATGAGAAAACAAGTCATGTGCTCCCCATCATTTCAGTTACAACATAGGTCAAATTTGTCATAGGCAGATTGTTATTACAGTGTGTCTTGAGAAGAGTTTGAAACCTCTCTGTAGTATATAGCAAATCTCCACCAACATTGAAACTGGCACAAagataaaatgacatttttcctCTGGTATCatttgagtttttaaagttctgATAAATAGCTTTGAATTGGAATGAATATTCTAAAATGTGTTCCCATACCCCCATTCAGGAATGCTCCACCCATGGACATCAGGACCCGTTATGCTATGGGGATTGTTGGACTTTTCCCATCACTTAAAGATCCTTTCTCTCAAAAAGGATATGTGAGTATACAGttacattaaatacaaaagtaacgttgtgtttgtttgtcttaCTAGAGTTTTCACTAGAGGCCTATGTGCCTTTAACGAGATTTATGATTGTGTTTAGGAGCATTTTTTTGATGCCAGCAGTAATGAGGGCTACATTGCTTGGAAGTTAAAAAACATGCAGCGAGAATTTAGCCTTggcaggaggagcagcagcagcagcagcagctccaccacCAGTagggaaacaaaagaaagaggaccagagtttgaaaGAGAGGTGACTACTGCTCATCAGTTGGATGGAGACCAGTGTAGGGAGGCCATTTCTCTACTGAAGCACAGCACAGATGTTGAGCAGACCTTCATGAAAATGAGACAAACCTTCCAGTACAGACAGAAATTGATTCATAATCCTGAGAAATCCAGCACGGTGTTTACTGTCTTCCCAAGATTCCTGAACACAAAAGGACTGGTGAGTTTAGTAACAAAATGATGTGTGTAAGATAAATAATGCTAGTATTCAAACATCATGATGCATATACTGCAAATGCACGTTTTTCACCATAACTGGCAAATGTACTATGTGTTGTGTCTTCATCTACAGGTCCTGCAAGACTTTCAGATGTTGTTTGGAGAGGAGACCTCTTCAAAGCTCCTGGAGAAGTGGGGAACATTCCTTAAGACAAAAATCATAAAAGAAGCACGGAACCTCACCAAGACACCCACACTTGATTCTCTTATCCATGCTGCAGAGGAGAACCCAGATGAAGATGTCCCAAGTAACTTTCAGTTattgttgtctttttaaataacaagTTTTAAGTTGCTTTTGGCTCCCACATGAGCTTTACACCCAGTGctatttttcccctttcttaAGGCTGGGATAGTGACATGGCCTCACTGCTGCTCTTGGTTTATCTCCTGCCTCCACCACCTGGTGGGAAAAAGAGACCTGTGAAGATCAGCGTCCGGGAAGCAGTGGATCACGTTGTCAAGTTTCACAAGGTCAGTGAGCTTGGAATTTTGATAGTAATATTCCAAAAAATCATTTGCAATTGAGTTTAGTCATACAGGAATATGATGGGTGCAAATACACATACTGACACAAATACTCATTCTGCCTAATTTTGGCAAGGTTGAAGTTGGCTTCAGATTTGCAATCTGCCATTTCCCATATGCGTTAATTGTAATTCCACAGAATTTTGGAGACACAGCCCGCTTTATAGCAGGTCCAATTgaaaaactacagcacttaaactatttaaacctggactcaaatttTCTAAACTGTAAGGagatttataaaaacagtttcttatTTGTGAAGcctttttattctatttgtgaaaatgaaatggaaaattaaCCTAATTTCTTGTTATTTTCCTGCATCAAGACCACATAagacctggtcctgttggaaaacagGGAAGGGGGGGTGACCATGTGGAAAGCACGTCAAGTCTCCAAAATTCTGTGGAATTATCCTTTACACATTTTGCGAATCGGAAACTGCAAATCGGAAGACAACTTAAGCTTTGTCTGTTTTCGCAAGTTTACATATGACCTTTCCTAGTTTACCTATGCTGCTACCATAATTACCACATACTGTTATTATATTCTGTTGATTATTATTCCATCACTTTATCTGCCAACCCACTCTATATTcatatgttatttatttctatttttattccactctggatttatattttattgctatttttattccacttatattgtatattttacttctattttcaTTCCTAGTTTATgccactggactactgtaacaacccagtttccctttggggataaataaataatgtctgTCTGTCAACACCAATATCTTTCCTTTGAGACTCCAGGGTTTAGCACattgaaaacctttttttttttgtttaatctatttgttattaatataatattattgAAGTTCCCTCTGGGTGAACAAAGTCTTtcattaaatttttcttttaatttcaatttttgGCATATTGCTCCACTCACTCAGCAATTAACTGCTTTTTGTTGGgcgcgttttttttttttgtttttttttccccttctttttcttctttctgttatCATTCACTATGCTAACCTtctactgcacacacacaatttagGATGCAATGAGGATACTGTACATGGAGCTGCTGTTCTGTATCCACTAAGTGGTCTATAAGAGTAGGGTTGAATTAGTCAGGCAATGGATGCtgttaatgtttgcttttttttcctaaacaGTCTTGCCGTAGCCTTCAAGAGGTGACCAGCTCAGACAAGGGGAGACAGCCCTACATCCTGGCAGTTGGGACATCAAAAAGCAGTATTCATGACTACTACATCGTGGTGGATGGGCAACTCCTTCCCTGCAAGGCTAAGTCTTCCCTGTCTGCCTTTGATGAACTTTTCAAAACACATTATGTTTTCGGCATCTCTTATGACCAGGCCCTTAACAACATGTACACATTTGTACAGACCACCATTTACAACATCGATGTGGGCCTCTGTCATGAAAGTCCAAGGGTGAAGGACATGAGATCTAAACTCCTCAACTGAGTTAATGTTAAGGTGTTTTGTGTGCAAGTCCATATTCAGCAATGTTAAAGAGTTGGTTCGGCACCTAAagttcacacatgcattttatCCTGGTAAGAAGTTTCAACTAACATGTGATCAAGGTGGATGCCACCAGAAATTTTTGACCTATTCAGGCTTTAGAAAGCATCTGTATATGAAGCATGGAAACAATACTCCAGCTGACAGTTATGATGAGCCACTCTCCCCTCCACTTCAACTGTCTGATCAACAAAGTGTAGCCTCTGGTTGTCCAGTAGAGCAATCAGAGTGTTCAACAAGTAGTAATGCCAACAGGCGAAACACTAAAGAAATGTGTGCATCCATTATTGCTAAACTTGAAAGCAGTGGAGTGGCAACTACCACTGTCAAATCAGTTGTTGAGAGCTTGGAAGAGCTGGTACACGAACTACATTCAAATGTAAAAGAAGATGTTGCAAACTTACTCCCTGATGATGAGAACATACAGGATGAGTTTCATGATTACTTTAAGAGCATTGAAAATCCATTTACCGATTTGAATAcagaggcaaagtggaaaaaatactTCCACGACAAGTGGGGTGTGGTAGATCCCATTGAGATCCCCCTAGGTGTGAGGTATGACACCAGAAGGAATCGAGCTTCAGGCACATATGACCAGGTTCCTGTAACTGACAAATTTGTGTATGTGCCCTTATTGGAAactttaaaatttatattttccaATAAAGCAATCTGTAACCATATAGTCCAGCCTTGCAAAGAGAGTGGGGTCTACAAAGATTTTTGTGATGGCACCTATTTTAAAAATCACCCCCTCTTCTCgcaaaaacaaaattctctcCAAATACAGTTATTTTATGATGAATTTGAAATGGCAAATCCTCTCGGGTCCAAGCATGGTATCCACAAGGTTGggagtatttattttattttaagaaaccTGTCACCAAAGATAAATTCTGCTCTCATGAATATTCATCTTCTTTCACTTTTTCATAGTGAGGATGTCAGAAAATATGGATTCAGTGCAATATTGGAGCCTCTTGTGCATGATCTTAAAATCCTCGAGTCCCAAGGAATTCATGTTCCCTTCTTGAATGAACCATTACATGGGACAATAGCACAAGTAACTGGGGACAACTTGGGTTTACACACACTTCTTGGATACGTTGAATCTTTCAGTGCAAACTATTTCTGCCGCTTTTGTTTGGCAGACAAGGAAATGTGTCAAACTATTTTCAGTGATGATGATTCAAACATAACATTACGCAGTAAAGATCTACATGGTCTGCACTGCAAGGATGTTGTAGAAAACCCTACATTGACCTCACTTTTTGGAGTTAAGCAAACATGCTTACTCAATGATTTGGAGTACTTCAATGTATCTGACAATTACGCAGTTGATATCATGCACGATGTGCTGGAGGGAGTGGCACAATTGGAGATAAAACTGCTTTTTGGATACTTCTCAGAGAACAACATCCTATGTCACCAGGACATAAGTAATAGGATATACTCATATAACTATGGTTATCTTGAGCGGAAGAACCGCCCAACTAGAGTAAACCTAGAACAGACTGGCAATGGAATAGGTCTCAATGCTATTCAGACTCTTTGTTTGATCCGGAATGTGCCCTTGATGTTTGGAGATGTTGTGGAAGAAGGAAATGCACACTGGCGACTGCTACTGCTGTTGTTGCAAATTATTAATATCATATTTTCTCCAGTCATTAGTGAAGGCATGACCATATGTCTGAAACACCTCATTATTGATCATCATCGTCTTTTCAAAGTACTGTACCCAAATCGCAGGTTAATCCCCAAACACCACTTCATGATCCATTATGCAAGATCAATTCGAAAAATAGGCCCCATTCTGCATTTTTGGGCAATGAGATTTGAGGCAAAACATAAATTTTTCAAAAACACTGTCAAAAATttcaaaaacataacaaaatctCTTGCCCAAAAACATCAAATGGCTATAGCATTCCACTGGGAATCATTACCTTTTAAAAGTATTGAGTGTGGACCTATGAAAACAGTGAAACTTGCAAACTTTGCAAATGGTGAAATGATTGCAGAAAGTTTGACGCATGATAACATTGACTCAGAAGTAGATGTGGCCTCTTGGATCACTTGTTATGGTACAGAATATCGCCCAGGTCTCTTGGTTTGTTCAAAAATAGAGGAGGGGATGCCGacatttagtcaaataaaaaacattgttgGGTTTGGCGGACAATATTTTCTGGTAACTGAAGATTTTGAAACACTTGGCTTCGCAGAGCATTTTCATTCCTACCATGTCTTGGAGGGAGATGGGGGAAATCTATCTTTGCTGAAAGTCGAGCAGCTTAAGTTCTTTAAACCATTTGACCTGCAGACAACTTATGGCTTTGACAGAGATGATCACTATATCGTTCCTGTTCATGTGTTTATGTGAAGAGACCGATTCTTTAGGTCACTGTAATGTAATACAATTTGCAAATATGAATATTATGTTATGAATTATAACAACTGTGTTTGCATATGCCAGGATGTTAATAAAATGTGAGGTGCCCTGCATTTATactgtcattgttttttttaatgcgctgaatttcttttatattaGATTTTTACCCTTTTTATAGTGACCAAAATGCACTgggttttattagatttttactCTTTATAGTGAATAAAATACACTGGGTTGTATTAGATTTTTACTCTTTATAGTGAACAACATACACTGGGTTGTATTAGATTTTTACTCTTTATAGTGAACAACATACACTGGGTTGTATTAGATTTTTACTCTTTATAGTGAACAACATACACTGGGTTGTATTAGATTTTTACTCTTTATAGTGAACAACATACACTGGGTTATATTAGATTTTTACTCTTTGTAGTGAACAACATACACTGGGTTATATTAGATTTTTACTCTTTATAGTGACCAAAAAACACTGGGTTGTATTAGATTTTTACTCTTTATAGTGaccaaaaaacactgaaatatattTAGAATATATGCTCTGAGAGTTAATTTTTACTCTCATAGTGTTGGTCAGTTAACTCTAGATTAGTGTTGATAAAAAACTCTGCAAACAGTGTAGAATGTACACTGACACTTTGGACCCAAATAAACACCGAAATTGGTGTACAATATACTCCTAAAGTGTTAAATATACACTGCTAAATTTGCAGTGTATAAGTGGGTAGGGAATTGGGGCTTCCTGTTTGCACCAATCCATTTTTtgctttgaaatgaaaaaagaaaaatggaaaaaaaacaacttgtgcATTATTATGCTCAGAACGAAAATGGAAAAGCAACATAACCTGGAAGTTATCTCTgcaccatgtttgtttttggtttagcaaatgaaaaaaaaagtggtttactgttttttccatttttgtttcaaagaaaagaaatgagctGCCTGAAAGTACATGGACCTGCATCGACATGCTGACACTGTAAATCACCTCTGAGCAGAATGAGCATGCAGGCATGTATGGTGAGACAGAAATATTTATGTTATCCTGTAAAGTCTGTGTATTCAGTTTAAGAATAATAGGTACAGTATAAATATGAAGATCTACTCAAATCATGCACACTCACATTTCATTTCTAGCTGCCACTCAGCAACACATGTCAGGAATTCACACTCTGGTTTGTATTGATAATGAAGTCTTATCTGTCTGTGTACACCCTGCTGGGCTTCAGGAGATGTAATTCACACTACATTAATTTCCTGTAACATTGCATCAGCCAGTGATTTCCCCTTTCATAAGGTCCTCTGCTGATTTACGCTTTCTTTGGATGGAAAGGGTTTCAGGGTGGCATTTCTCATTGTGGGTTTACTTTAAAGCCAGTAAAGTAGAGATCTAGTGTGTGAATGGAAATTAGTCTGATCCTATCGTCACTTCAGGAGAAATAGAGAGATGACGAACTAGCTGCAGAAGCTGAACACATGCAAATCTTTATTtggaaagagaaataaattataatttcaAAATAGAGGAAGTGTTAAagctatttttttctgaaatccaATTGAAAGAAAGTGTGAGCAGGATGAAAAATTAGCACTTGTCATTTGCCAGAGACTTGAGATTTTGTCTCCAAGGGTGTGCTTTCATCCAGCCAGTTTGGAAGGTAACCAGTAGTACATTTGAAgatctgtttagtttttaaaaccaCAGTGTTGGTAAACGAAATCTATTTCCTCAACGCAAATGAGAGGTTAATCAGTTGTGTCTTGAAGCAGCCATAAAATGTGTTATATTACAGGCAGGGTTACTGTTTATACAGTAAAACATTTCACACATGCAGAGACTCTGGATCCCATTTGCATGTTCCTAATTTGGCCTAATACTGCCATGATTATTGAATTTTAGTTTACAAATTATTGTAATGGAAGATTTAGTTGTCTCGTCTTGGCATTGCTTTTTAAAACCTATATAAGAATAAGAACCATTTATTAGaaacaaattcagaaaaaaattaaaaacaaaacatgctttTAAGGTATGTCCAAATTAATTATCAGCTGATGATGCAACAGCGTTGCTGACAGGATGGTGTTATTGGAAAGGTGTAACCTATCAGCTAATCATTTGGTTCAATCATAAGGTGAGAAACATTGTGGAAATATGACGTTCCTGTATGTTTCATCTATCAGTTATTAAACGtgaataaagatgaaaagagaCAGATTATTTAGAATAATCATACCTATATATCATGTTAGTCAAATGGGGCcagtttaataataattttgattAGCTGCATTAGTTAAACAAAGGCTTGAGACACAGGAACCTATATTACACAAGTAGAgtacatttattacattttgtcattgtttttcttatatTGGGAATATTGTTCTTTAATTGACCAAAATGAGAGTGAACCCAGTGAGAGTGGACTAAATATGGCTCTTCAGGAAAATTAATGtgtaaaaaacagttttgatcacTGGTTCGATTAAGTATCTTTCTGtcttgctgtttttctttctctgtgtccACATTTATGTTTGCATTCACACCACAACAGTCAGGGGTACTCGGTTCGATTGGACATATAACAATGAAAAATGCAGCAATTTTGGGGGGTTTGGTTTGTCCTCACATTGCACTTTGCACAGGCTATCTGGACAATGTCACTTCATTACTACAACTGCTCGTTAGGGATGATATTCCTTAAAACAACCACTGAttaagaagaaggaagaaaaaaatctgtctcaTTGATCGGTCAGGACGAAAACAGCTAGAACACAATGGAGCAACAATCAATTTATTCAGTCTTAgggcttttatttttactttagtgTTCATGCCTAATGCTGCTTTCACCAGAATCCATCCAGTATGAGCAGGAGAGGCATTAAGTATCCAACATGATGCACTATTATGCATCCTACTTCATTTCCTCTCTATGGCTTACAATGCAAGCAAACCACACCAGGGTTGAATTGTAAGTGATCTAAGATCTCAAGCTGACCAGAGATCACTTCTTTGGTCCGCACAGCTTTAAATGAGCCATACTTT from Melanotaenia boesemani isolate fMelBoe1 chromosome 16, fMelBoe1.pri, whole genome shotgun sequence carries:
- the LOC121655533 gene encoding uncharacterized protein LOC121655533 isoform X1, producing MLFKVQYQRKKKYIKLNGISYSAILKEAKEKFGIPSDTSMYLTDETGTEVDEEVFSDVIEEKSDILWTIVDAHSVIESPAQSSCTDTLSLSSQSSETEESLTSPKRLRIDDSIEAKELIRTVLETKAGGEKILKEYSKTREITDQVRRKLVNIVVADMVEKYGNAPPMDIRTRYAMGIVGLFPSLKDPFSQKGYEHFFDASSNEGYIAWKLKNMQREFSLGRRSSSSSSSSTTSRETKERGPEFEREVTTAHQLDGDQCREAISLLKHSTDVEQTFMKMRQTFQYRQKLIHNPEKSSTVFTVFPRFLNTKGLVLQDFQMLFGEETSSKLLEKWGTFLKTKIIKEARNLTKTPTLDSLIHAAEENPDEDVPSWDSDMASLLLLVYLLPPPPGGKKRPVKISVREAVDHVVKFHKSCRSLQEVTSSDKGRQPYILAVGTSKSSIHDYYIVVDGQLLPCKAKSSLSAFDELFKTHYVFGISYDQALNNMYTFVQTTIYNIDVGLCHESPRVKDMRSKLLN
- the LOC121655533 gene encoding uncharacterized protein LOC121655533 isoform X2: MLFKVQYQRKKKYIKLNGISYSAILKEAKEKFGIPSDTSMYLTDETGTEVDEEVFSDVIEEKSDILWTIVDAHSVIESPAQSSCTDTLSLSSQSSETEESLTSPKRLRIDDSIEAKELIRTVLETKAGGEKILKEYSKTREITDQVRRKLVNIVVADMVEKYGNAPPMDIRTRYAMGIVGLFPSLKDPFSQKGYVLQDFQMLFGEETSSKLLEKWGTFLKTKIIKEARNLTKTPTLDSLIHAAEENPDEDVPSWDSDMASLLLLVYLLPPPPGGKKRPVKISVREAVDHVVKFHKSCRSLQEVTSSDKGRQPYILAVGTSKSSIHDYYIVVDGQLLPCKAKSSLSAFDELFKTHYVFGISYDQALNNMYTFVQTTIYNIDVGLCHESPRVKDMRSKLLN